A part of Quatrionicoccus australiensis genomic DNA contains:
- the rnr gene encoding ribonuclease R: MSRIKLSKIRRADPFFERECTRYEFPLPSREYISKVLTEEGRPLSFIELTGLLDIAGSERDMFQRRLGAMEREGQLMRNRKGSYILPERASLTPGRIQGHQDGYGFLVPDDGSADIFLDQHQMGKVLHGDRALVRVVGTDRKGRPEGSIVEVTERANTRVVGRVFVEHGVVFVVPENKRIAQDILVSTEKKGKIKPVAGQVVMVDIIEQPSKYSKPIGCISEVLGNYADPGMEIEIALRKHDLPFEFSKAALAENKALPDKVKKSDLAGREDLRELPLVTIDGETARDFDDAVFCEKKGRGWRLVVAIADVSHYVKPGMALDKEAMERGNSVYFPRRVIPMLPEKLSNGICSLNPDVERMAMVCDMEISAAGKIGKYRFYPAVFRSHARLTYNLVWSWLSGEAKPESDVHKQIQPQVKDLYKLFHALHKAREVRGAIDFETTETQMLFNEQGKIENIVPVVRNDAHRIIEECMLAANVCASAFLAEHKQPCLYRIHEAPSAEKLKNLRSFLGEFGLDLSGGDEPDAKDYGKLLEQVKPRPDFQLLQTVMLRSLRQAMYSPDNVGHFGLAYEHYTHFTSPIRRYPDLLVHRAIKAVLAKEKYVPVGSWDDIGLHCSGTERRADEATRDVENWLKCFFMKERIGEEFEGTISAVTAFGIFVALDTIYIEGLVHVSELGEDYFQFDNVKHQMLGERTGQRFRLGDRAKVKLVRADLETNKIDFALIREGKTRPAGKAAPGKARQGGRMQQTAVPTLVPVFEKPVGKTAAKVGRKAAPKVIVEAPAKAVAKAPAKKAIKAAPKKVAKAPAKAPAKAAAKRGVKAAVKPAAKKATAKR; this comes from the coding sequence ATGTCAAGAATCAAACTATCCAAGATCCGCCGTGCCGACCCGTTCTTCGAACGTGAGTGCACCCGCTACGAATTCCCGCTGCCGTCCCGCGAATATATTTCCAAGGTGCTGACCGAAGAAGGCCGGCCGCTCTCCTTCATCGAACTGACCGGACTGCTCGACATTGCCGGCAGCGAACGCGACATGTTCCAGCGCCGGCTCGGCGCCATGGAGCGCGAAGGCCAGTTGATGCGCAACCGCAAGGGCTCCTACATCCTGCCCGAGCGCGCCAGCCTGACGCCGGGCCGCATCCAGGGTCACCAGGACGGCTACGGCTTCCTGGTTCCCGATGACGGCAGTGCCGACATCTTTCTCGACCAGCACCAGATGGGCAAGGTCCTGCATGGCGACCGGGCACTGGTCCGTGTCGTCGGTACCGACCGCAAGGGGCGGCCGGAAGGCAGCATCGTCGAAGTCACCGAGCGCGCCAATACGCGCGTCGTCGGCCGCGTCTTTGTCGAGCACGGCGTCGTCTTCGTGGTGCCGGAAAACAAGCGCATTGCCCAGGACATCCTGGTGTCGACCGAAAAGAAGGGCAAGATCAAGCCGGTTGCCGGTCAGGTCGTGATGGTCGATATCATCGAGCAGCCCAGCAAGTATTCCAAGCCGATCGGCTGCATCAGCGAAGTGCTGGGCAATTATGCCGATCCGGGCATGGAGATCGAGATCGCGCTGCGCAAGCACGACCTGCCGTTCGAGTTTTCCAAGGCTGCGCTCGCCGAAAACAAGGCCTTGCCAGACAAGGTCAAGAAATCCGACCTGGCCGGCCGCGAAGACCTGCGCGAACTGCCGCTCGTCACCATCGACGGTGAAACGGCGCGCGATTTCGACGATGCCGTCTTCTGCGAAAAGAAGGGCCGCGGCTGGCGCCTGGTTGTTGCGATCGCCGACGTCTCGCACTACGTCAAGCCGGGCATGGCGCTCGACAAGGAAGCCATGGAGCGCGGCAACTCGGTGTACTTCCCGCGCCGGGTCATTCCCATGCTGCCGGAAAAACTCTCGAACGGCATCTGCTCGCTCAACCCCGATGTCGAGCGCATGGCCATGGTTTGCGACATGGAAATCAGTGCTGCCGGCAAGATCGGCAAATACCGTTTCTACCCGGCAGTGTTCCGCTCGCATGCCCGCCTGACCTACAACCTGGTCTGGTCCTGGCTGTCTGGCGAAGCCAAGCCGGAAAGCGATGTGCACAAGCAGATCCAGCCGCAGGTCAAGGATCTCTACAAGCTGTTCCACGCGCTGCACAAGGCGCGTGAAGTGCGCGGCGCGATCGATTTCGAGACCACCGAAACGCAGATGCTGTTCAACGAGCAGGGCAAGATCGAGAACATCGTGCCGGTAGTGCGCAACGACGCCCACCGCATCATCGAGGAATGCATGCTGGCGGCCAATGTCTGCGCCTCGGCTTTCCTGGCCGAGCACAAGCAGCCCTGCCTGTACCGCATCCATGAAGCGCCTTCGGCTGAAAAACTGAAGAACCTGCGCAGCTTCCTCGGCGAGTTCGGCCTTGATCTGAGTGGTGGCGACGAGCCGGATGCCAAGGATTACGGCAAGCTGCTCGAGCAGGTCAAGCCGCGTCCGGACTTCCAGCTGCTGCAGACGGTGATGCTGCGCTCGCTGCGCCAGGCCATGTACAGCCCCGACAATGTCGGCCACTTCGGCCTAGCCTACGAGCATTACACGCACTTCACCTCGCCGATCCGGCGTTATCCCGACCTGCTCGTGCATCGCGCGATCAAGGCCGTGCTCGCCAAGGAAAAGTATGTTCCGGTCGGCAGCTGGGACGACATCGGTCTGCACTGCTCCGGTACCGAACGCCGTGCCGACGAGGCAACGCGCGACGTCGAGAACTGGCTCAAGTGCTTCTTCATGAAGGAGCGTATCGGCGAGGAGTTCGAGGGCACCATTTCGGCAGTGACCGCCTTCGGTATCTTCGTCGCCCTCGACACGATCTACATCGAAGGCCTGGTGCATGTCTCCGAGTTGGGCGAGGACTACTTCCAGTTCGACAACGTCAAGCACCAGATGCTCGGCGAACGCACCGGTCAGCGCTTCCGTCTCGGCGACCGGGCCAAGGTCAAACTGGTCCGGGCCGATCTGGAAACCAACAAGATCGATTTTGCCCTGATCCGCGAAGGCAAGACTCGTCCGGCCGGCAAGGCCGCACCGGGCAAGGCGCGCCAGGGCGGAAGAATGCAGCAGACGGCCGTGCCGACGCTGGTGCCGGTGTTCGAAAAGCCGGTCGGCAAGACTGCGGCCAAGGTCGGCCGCAAGGCAGCGCCGAAGGTGATCGTCGAGGCGCCCGCCAAGGCGGTCGCAAAGGCCCCCGCCAAGAAGGCAATCAAGGCGGCTCCGAAGAAGGTTGCCAAAGCACCGGCCAAGGCACCGGCCAAGGCGGCCGCCAAGCGGGGTGTCAAGGCTGCGGTCAAGCCGGCGGCAAAAAAGGCGACCGCCAAGCGTTGA
- a CDS encoding HDOD domain-containing protein, translating into MLNEHQRQWGVDQWAAYLSNHELPCMPRSKAQLLERESELGEQLSARDLADIAGADPFLCLRLLRAAESRRSQRLGHETTTPLGAVMQLGTDTFHKLLRDCPATNEENAGLAACEARSHLASRLALRWGMARTDLQPDEIAMAALLSEIGELLLWSFAPELPLAALEALHSGKAQRSIQAQMDVCGFRFKDLTLKCASIWNLPPLLPQLIRGIDNTRANLSRLCIDTARHLASGGHHDPALPSDIVEARHLIPGASLNWLAEQLPGIDEEGAALLALKAAELIEPTEP; encoded by the coding sequence GTGCTGAACGAACACCAGCGACAATGGGGCGTTGATCAATGGGCTGCCTACCTGAGCAACCACGAGTTGCCCTGCATGCCGCGTTCGAAGGCGCAATTGCTCGAACGCGAGAGCGAACTCGGCGAGCAGTTGTCCGCCCGTGATCTCGCCGACATTGCCGGCGCCGATCCTTTTCTCTGCCTGCGCCTGCTGCGCGCCGCCGAAAGCCGGCGCAGCCAGCGCCTGGGCCATGAAACGACAACCCCGCTGGGTGCGGTCATGCAGCTGGGCACCGACACCTTCCACAAGCTGCTGCGCGACTGCCCGGCGACCAATGAAGAAAATGCCGGTCTGGCCGCCTGCGAAGCGCGCAGCCACCTGGCCAGCCGCCTCGCCCTGCGCTGGGGGATGGCCCGCACCGACCTGCAGCCGGACGAAATCGCCATGGCGGCCCTGCTCTCGGAAATCGGTGAATTGCTGCTCTGGTCCTTCGCCCCGGAACTGCCGCTGGCCGCCCTTGAGGCACTGCACAGCGGCAAGGCGCAACGCTCCATCCAGGCGCAAATGGACGTCTGCGGCTTCCGCTTCAAGGATCTGACCCTGAAATGCGCCAGCATCTGGAATCTGCCGCCATTGCTGCCGCAGTTGATCCGCGGCATCGACAACACGCGCGCCAATCTTTCCCGGCTGTGCATAGACACGGCCCGCCACCTGGCGAGCGGCGGCCATCATGACCCGGCATTGCCCTCGGATATCGTCGAGGCCAGGCACCTGATTCCGGGGGCCTCGCTCAATTGGCTGGCCGAGCAGTTGCCCGGCATCGACGAGGAGGGGGCTGCCCTCCTCGCCCTCAAGGCGGCCGAATTGATCGAGCCGACCGAGCCTTGA
- a CDS encoding bacteriohemerythrin: MFEQGIGGAGVPADTMPTGLLTGNRTIDLEHQELFAALKAARTICLDLKTYSSCAGCGEARHQQCEQALVDVLGNVLSFVLDHFKTEESIMRDSLLMMIDRELCQVHMEDHAGISAMVERMVRELDSTQTVSLVRELDQLLTRWVAQHIATHDVALVNWIEREDSALRTSF; encoded by the coding sequence ATGTTCGAGCAAGGCATTGGTGGGGCGGGCGTGCCGGCAGATACGATGCCGACCGGTTTGCTGACCGGTAACCGGACCATCGATCTCGAGCATCAGGAACTCTTCGCCGCACTCAAGGCGGCGCGCACCATCTGCCTCGATCTCAAGACCTATTCCTCCTGTGCCGGTTGTGGCGAGGCGCGTCATCAGCAGTGCGAGCAGGCGCTGGTCGATGTGCTGGGCAATGTGCTCAGCTTCGTCCTCGATCACTTCAAGACCGAAGAGTCGATCATGCGTGATTCGCTGCTGATGATGATCGACCGCGAATTGTGCCAGGTGCACATGGAAGACCACGCGGGAATCTCGGCGATGGTCGAGCGCATGGTCAGAGAACTTGATTCGACGCAGACCGTCAGCCTGGTGCGCGAACTGGATCAGCTGCTGACGCGCTGGGTTGCGCAGCACATCGCGACGCACGATGTGGCGCTGGTGAACTGGATCGAGCGCGAGGATTCGGCGCTGCGCACCAGCTTTTGA
- the rlmB gene encoding 23S rRNA (guanosine(2251)-2'-O)-methyltransferase RlmB, whose protein sequence is MSSRLIYGFHAVTAKLRHDPAAVKEISFDAGRQDARLRDLLKHAELQAVKVLALDAKRLDGMAPGAKHQGVIARIEGGRKVAHLDDVLDTLEEPAFLLVLDGITDPRNLGACLRVADAAGVHAVIAPKDRAVGLTDVAAKTACGAAETVPYVMVTNLARTLRELQEREICVIGTAGEAEDDLYTATWPQATAWVLGAEGEGMRRLTRENCDQLIKIPMHGTVESLNVSVAAGVCLFEARRRLG, encoded by the coding sequence ATGTCTTCCCGCCTGATCTACGGTTTTCACGCCGTTACCGCTAAGCTCCGCCACGATCCTGCCGCCGTCAAGGAGATCAGTTTCGATGCCGGGCGTCAGGATGCGCGTCTGCGCGACCTGCTCAAGCATGCCGAACTGCAGGCGGTGAAGGTGCTGGCGCTGGATGCCAAGCGGCTTGACGGCATGGCGCCGGGCGCCAAGCACCAGGGCGTCATCGCCCGCATCGAGGGCGGCCGCAAGGTGGCGCATCTCGACGACGTGCTCGATACGCTGGAAGAACCGGCCTTCCTGCTCGTACTCGACGGCATCACCGATCCGCGCAACCTCGGCGCCTGCCTGCGGGTTGCCGATGCGGCCGGCGTCCATGCCGTGATCGCGCCCAAGGATCGCGCTGTCGGCCTCACCGATGTTGCCGCCAAGACCGCCTGCGGTGCTGCCGAAACGGTGCCCTACGTGATGGTCACCAACCTGGCGCGCACGCTGCGCGAGCTGCAGGAACGTGAAATCTGCGTGATCGGCACGGCTGGCGAGGCAGAAGACGATCTCTATACCGCAACCTGGCCGCAGGCAACCGCCTGGGTGCTCGGCGCCGAAGGCGAAGGCATGCGTCGCCTGACCCGCGAGAACTGCGACCAGCTGATCAAGATCCCGATGCACGGCACGGTGGAAAGCCTCAACGTTTCCGTCGCGGCCGGCGTCTGCCTGTTCGAAGCCCGCCGGCGCCTCGGCTGA
- the rarD gene encoding EamA family transporter RarD, with protein MRATTPLAGIGFGLLAYGIWGFFPLFFRQLSHVAPMDVLSNRAVWACVFVSLLLTLRQGWGKVLAVFRTPRQFAMLALAALLVGSNWLVFLWAVANQQVVASSLGYFLTPLVNVLLGLLVLKERLNRLEWISVGLAIAALLNEVLSLGSLPWVSLFLAASFGSYGLVRKQVPVDAISGLWLETLAMLPVCGIYALWQWQTASHAVFAAPDALTAWLLVAAGVLTALPLMAFAAATQRLDLASVGMLMYINPSMQFLTAVWLFGEPLQNARLVSFGLIWLGLFVFSWSMWRKYRRPAA; from the coding sequence ATGCGCGCCACCACTCCGCTCGCCGGCATCGGCTTCGGCCTGCTCGCCTACGGCATCTGGGGCTTTTTCCCGCTTTTCTTCCGGCAGCTGTCGCATGTCGCGCCGATGGACGTGCTCTCCAACCGTGCTGTCTGGGCCTGCGTTTTCGTCAGCCTGCTGCTCACCCTGCGCCAGGGCTGGGGCAAGGTGCTGGCCGTGTTCAGAACGCCGCGCCAGTTCGCCATGCTGGCGCTGGCCGCGCTGCTGGTCGGCAGCAACTGGCTGGTCTTCCTGTGGGCCGTCGCCAACCAGCAGGTGGTCGCCTCCAGTCTCGGCTACTTCCTGACGCCGCTGGTCAATGTGCTGCTCGGCCTGCTCGTGCTCAAGGAACGCCTCAACCGGCTGGAGTGGATTTCGGTCGGGCTCGCCATCGCGGCGCTGCTCAACGAGGTGCTCAGCCTGGGCAGCCTGCCCTGGGTGTCGCTCTTCCTCGCCGCCAGCTTCGGCAGCTACGGTCTGGTCCGCAAGCAGGTGCCGGTCGATGCCATTTCCGGACTATGGCTGGAAACCCTGGCCATGCTGCCGGTGTGCGGCATCTATGCGCTGTGGCAGTGGCAAACCGCCAGTCACGCGGTTTTTGCCGCGCCAGACGCGTTGACCGCCTGGCTGCTGGTTGCCGCCGGCGTGCTCACCGCCCTGCCGCTGATGGCCTTCGCCGCGGCGACGCAGCGCCTCGATCTGGCCAGCGTCGGCATGCTGATGTACATCAACCCGAGCATGCAGTTCCTGACCGCCGTCTGGCTGTTCGGCGAACCGCTGCAGAACGCCCGCCTGGTCAGCTTCGGGCTGATCTGGCTCGGGCTTTTCGTGTTCAGCTGGAGCATGTGGCGGAAATACCGCCGGCCGGCCGCCTGA
- a CDS encoding DUF599 domain-containing protein, with product MNALPHLSTVDWLAVAVFFASWAGYAWYSEHSRWGEGGLVRTSQAYRLQWAQRMLEREIRVADSTLIGNLVTSVSFYANTTIYIIAGLLAALGASDKLLSFTTELPFGSQGNRELLELKLMLLLASFVFAYFKFTWSLRQFNLLCILVGAAPFGKAGDPAIDRYALRVARANSLAGDDFNRGIRAYYFGLAASGWLLHPVVLGALAIGVLIVLYRRDFQSPALAILREED from the coding sequence ATGAACGCACTTCCTCATCTCTCCACGGTCGACTGGCTCGCGGTGGCCGTTTTCTTCGCTTCCTGGGCCGGCTACGCCTGGTATTCCGAACATAGCCGCTGGGGCGAAGGCGGCCTCGTCCGCACCAGCCAGGCTTACCGTCTGCAATGGGCGCAGCGCATGCTGGAGCGCGAGATCCGCGTCGCCGACTCGACCCTGATCGGCAACCTGGTGACCAGCGTTTCCTTCTACGCCAACACCACCATCTACATCATCGCCGGCCTGCTCGCCGCGCTCGGTGCCTCCGACAAGCTGCTCAGCTTCACCACCGAACTGCCCTTCGGCAGCCAGGGCAACCGCGAACTGCTTGAGCTCAAGCTGATGCTGCTGCTCGCGTCCTTCGTCTTCGCCTATTTCAAGTTCACCTGGTCGCTGCGCCAGTTCAACCTGCTCTGCATCCTGGTCGGCGCCGCCCCCTTCGGCAAGGCAGGCGATCCGGCCATCGACCGCTACGCGCTGCGCGTCGCACGCGCCAACAGCCTGGCCGGCGACGACTTCAACCGCGGCATCCGCGCCTATTACTTCGGCCTGGCCGCCTCCGGCTGGCTGCTCCACCCGGTCGTCCTCGGCGCGCTCGCCATCGGCGTGCTGATCGTGCTTTACCGGCGCGACTTCCAGTCGCCGGCGCTAGCCATCCTGCGCGAAGAAGACTAG
- a CDS encoding DMT family transporter translates to MPVRRLALIVVLAMLAFAANSLLCRLALKTTGIDAGSFTSLRLASGAAVLWLLVRWRGPATPPGGSWLAAAALFIYAAGFSFAYLSLPTAVGALLLFGAVQMTMIGTGLWRGERLQALQTAGFILALGGLLSLLAPGLGSAPPPLSAALMLAAGVAWGVYSLLGKRLGNPTVATAGNFLRALPFCLVLSLAGLERINLDTAGVIYALASGGIASGLGYALWYAALPALAATTAASLQLSVPVLAALGGVLFLGEAISWQLLLSSLAILGGIGLVIGGRKRLPGAA, encoded by the coding sequence ATGCCCGTCCGCCGCCTTGCCCTGATCGTCGTCCTCGCCATGCTCGCTTTCGCCGCCAACTCGCTGCTCTGCCGCCTGGCGCTGAAAACCACCGGCATCGATGCTGGCAGTTTCACCAGCCTGCGCCTCGCCTCCGGTGCCGCCGTGCTCTGGCTGCTCGTGCGCTGGCGCGGCCCGGCGACGCCGCCCGGCGGCAGCTGGCTGGCCGCGGCGGCACTGTTCATCTACGCCGCCGGCTTTTCCTTTGCCTATCTCAGCCTGCCGACTGCGGTCGGCGCCCTGCTCCTGTTCGGCGCCGTGCAGATGACCATGATCGGTACCGGCCTGTGGCGCGGCGAACGCCTGCAGGCGCTGCAGACGGCCGGTTTCATCCTCGCCCTCGGCGGCCTGCTCAGCCTGCTCGCGCCCGGCCTGGGCAGTGCGCCACCGCCGCTCAGCGCCGCCCTGATGCTCGCCGCCGGCGTCGCCTGGGGCGTCTATTCGCTGCTCGGCAAGCGCCTCGGTAACCCGACCGTGGCGACCGCCGGCAATTTCCTGCGCGCCCTGCCGTTCTGCCTCGTCCTCAGCCTCGCCGGCCTGGAACGGATCAATCTCGATACGGCCGGCGTCATCTACGCGCTGGCCTCGGGCGGCATCGCGTCCGGTCTCGGCTACGCGCTGTGGTACGCGGCCTTGCCGGCCCTCGCCGCAACCACGGCGGCCAGCCTGCAACTGAGCGTGCCAGTGCTCGCCGCGCTCGGCGGCGTGCTCTTTCTCGGCGAAGCGATCAGCTGGCAACTGCTGCTCAGTTCGCTCGCCATCCTCGGCGGTATCGGCCTCGTCATCGGCGGCAGGAAGCGTCTTCCCGGCGCCGCCTGA
- the pbpC gene encoding penicillin-binding protein 1C, which produces MPIRQLRAPLLFLCLAGSLPGMALALPGFAEVRAAYVSSDATLLARDGRPLHTLRLDKNGRREAWTALDDIAPAFVRAVIVSEDKRFLEHDGVDWQAAGKAAWTNFWGGRTRGASTLSMQLAGLLDEDGKRSGRRSILGKISQSTAALRLERSWNKRQILEAYLNLVDFRGELQGVGAMSRKLFGKWPHGLDERESALAAALLRAPNAAPALVVKRACNLLKEMNRAGECDGLDGFATLALGGSLGAPATPPGEQLAPHLARKMLNSTGRPLRSSLEGDLQRFAGEALRRHLSALHRQNVEDGALVAIDNASGEILAWIGSSGDLSGAAEVDGVTALRQAGSTLKPFLYAQAFERRQLTPASLIEDAPLTLDAGNGLYAPQNYEPHYRGWVSARVALAGSLNVPAVKTLVRLGPDAFQQRLKASGFSSLKESGDWYGYSLALGSADVSLLMLANAYRTLANAGLWTPLRAEPGKTAAEPPCRREGCAGVFDGTPHAVNTPQSAFLVSDILADRNARATTFGLESWLATPYWAAAKTGTSKDMRDNWCIGYSRRYTVAVWVGNASGSPMHDVSGVSGAAPVWREVMDWLQRGDARHARPGVRSAPPAAPAGLVRMKTRFEPAREPQRAEWFLAGTEMPVVRAAPSTALARIAYPANGSVIALDPDIPPQRQRVPLRLSATAGPDWRWRLDDKPLGKAGDKLSWLPQPGRHKLRLENGRGETMDETAFEVRALKGKGT; this is translated from the coding sequence GTGCCCATTCGCCAGCTCCGCGCACCGCTTCTCTTTCTCTGTCTTGCCGGCAGCCTGCCCGGCATGGCGCTGGCGCTGCCTGGTTTTGCCGAAGTGCGGGCCGCCTACGTCAGCTCCGATGCGACGCTGCTCGCCCGCGACGGCCGGCCGCTGCACACGCTGCGCCTCGACAAAAACGGCCGCCGCGAAGCGTGGACCGCACTGGACGACATCGCGCCGGCCTTCGTGCGCGCCGTGATCGTTTCCGAAGACAAGCGCTTTCTCGAACACGACGGCGTCGACTGGCAGGCCGCCGGCAAGGCGGCGTGGACGAATTTCTGGGGCGGCCGCACGCGCGGCGCCAGCACGCTGAGCATGCAGCTGGCCGGTCTGCTCGACGAAGACGGGAAACGCAGCGGTCGACGCAGCATTTTGGGCAAAATTTCGCAGTCGACCGCTGCGCTGCGCCTGGAGCGCTCCTGGAACAAGCGGCAGATTCTCGAGGCCTATCTCAACCTGGTCGATTTCCGCGGCGAGTTGCAGGGCGTCGGCGCGATGAGCCGCAAGCTGTTCGGCAAATGGCCGCACGGGCTCGACGAACGCGAGTCAGCGCTGGCCGCGGCCCTGCTGCGCGCCCCGAACGCCGCCCCGGCGCTGGTCGTCAAACGCGCCTGCAACCTCCTCAAGGAAATGAACCGGGCCGGCGAATGCGACGGTCTCGACGGCTTCGCGACGCTTGCGCTGGGCGGCAGCCTGGGCGCGCCGGCAACGCCACCCGGCGAACAACTGGCGCCGCATCTCGCGCGAAAAATGCTCAATTCGACCGGTCGACCGCTACGCTCGTCGCTTGAAGGCGACCTGCAGCGTTTTGCCGGCGAGGCGCTGCGCCGCCACCTTTCGGCCCTGCACCGCCAGAACGTCGAAGACGGCGCGCTCGTCGCCATCGACAATGCAAGTGGAGAGATCCTCGCCTGGATCGGTTCGAGTGGCGACCTTTCCGGTGCCGCCGAGGTCGATGGCGTGACCGCGCTGCGCCAGGCCGGCTCGACGCTCAAACCCTTTCTCTACGCGCAAGCCTTCGAACGCCGCCAGCTGACGCCGGCCTCGCTGATCGAGGATGCTCCGCTGACGCTGGACGCCGGCAACGGCCTCTACGCGCCGCAGAATTACGAGCCGCACTACCGCGGCTGGGTCTCGGCGCGCGTCGCGCTGGCCGGCTCGCTCAACGTGCCGGCGGTCAAGACCCTGGTCCGGCTCGGCCCGGATGCCTTCCAGCAACGCCTCAAGGCGAGCGGCTTCAGCAGCCTCAAGGAAAGCGGCGACTGGTACGGCTACAGCCTGGCGCTCGGCTCGGCCGACGTCTCGCTGCTCATGCTCGCCAACGCCTACCGCACCCTGGCCAACGCCGGCCTCTGGACGCCGCTGCGCGCCGAGCCGGGCAAGACCGCGGCCGAGCCGCCCTGCCGCCGCGAAGGCTGCGCCGGCGTTTTCGATGGCACGCCGCATGCGGTCAACACGCCGCAAAGTGCCTTTCTGGTCAGCGACATCCTCGCCGACCGCAATGCGCGCGCCACCACCTTCGGCCTTGAATCCTGGCTCGCCACGCCCTACTGGGCTGCGGCCAAGACCGGCACCAGCAAGGACATGCGCGACAACTGGTGCATCGGCTACTCGCGCCGCTATACCGTTGCCGTCTGGGTCGGCAATGCGAGCGGCAGCCCGATGCACGACGTCTCCGGCGTGTCCGGCGCGGCGCCGGTCTGGCGCGAGGTCATGGACTGGCTGCAGCGCGGCGATGCGCGCCATGCCCGACCCGGCGTGCGCAGCGCGCCGCCCGCCGCCCCGGCCGGTCTGGTCCGGATGAAAACCCGCTTCGAACCGGCGCGCGAGCCGCAACGCGCGGAATGGTTCCTCGCCGGCACCGAGATGCCGGTCGTGCGCGCCGCGCCAAGCACGGCGCTGGCGCGCATCGCCTACCCGGCGAACGGCAGCGTCATCGCGCTCGACCCCGACATCCCGCCGCAACGCCAGCGCGTGCCGCTGCGCCTGTCCGCCACGGCCGGTCCCGACTGGCGCTGGCGCCTCGACGACAAGCCGCTCGGCAAGGCCGGCGACAAGCTCTCCTGGCTGCCGCAACCGGGCCGCCACAAGCTGCGCCTGGAAAACGGGCGCGGCGAAACGATGGACGAAACCGCCTTTGAAGTCCGCGCGCTGAAGGGCAAGGGAACTTAA
- a CDS encoding S1 family peptidase — MIESILLTAARIFTFNRQQHLTNASGFFFARGERLFLVTSRHVLFDEPSKHFPNRIEIELHIDPDNMARSTGFSMPLYRDGKAVWRQATDAAGEIDVAVLEINREALPKTTVFRAFTPAHLLAPDDQIEVGSSLLVVGFPLGFHDTLHHTPVVRQAIVASSFGLRFQGEGYFLTDARTHRGSSGAPVVMRTSEEKPELAGLPWMLLGIHSARLDVGTRDLKLDEALGLNCAWYADLLLILTKD; from the coding sequence ATGATCGAATCCATTCTCCTGACTGCCGCCCGCATCTTCACCTTCAACCGGCAGCAGCACCTGACCAACGCCAGCGGCTTTTTCTTCGCGCGCGGCGAGCGGCTGTTCCTGGTGACCAGTCGGCATGTGCTGTTCGATGAACCGAGCAAGCATTTTCCCAATCGCATCGAGATCGAGCTGCATATCGATCCCGACAACATGGCGCGTTCGACCGGTTTCTCGATGCCGCTCTACCGCGATGGCAAGGCGGTCTGGCGGCAGGCGACCGATGCGGCCGGCGAGATCGACGTCGCCGTGCTCGAGATCAATCGCGAGGCCTTGCCCAAGACGACCGTCTTCCGCGCCTTCACGCCGGCCCACCTGCTGGCGCCGGACGACCAGATCGAGGTCGGCAGTTCGCTGCTGGTGGTCGGCTTTCCGCTCGGCTTTCACGACACGCTGCATCACACGCCGGTGGTACGCCAGGCCATCGTCGCCTCGTCCTTCGGCCTGCGCTTCCAGGGCGAGGGCTATTTCCTGACCGATGCGCGCACCCATCGCGGCAGCAGCGGTGCGCCGGTGGTCATGCGGACCAGCGAGGAAAAGCCGGAACTGGCCGGCCTGCCGTGGATGTTGCTCGGCATTCACTCGGCGCGGCTCGATGTCGGCACGCGCGACCTCAAGCTCGACGAGGCGCTCGGCCTCAATTGCGCCTGGTACGCCGACCTGCTGCTGATCCTGACCAAGGACTGA